A DNA window from Anastrepha ludens isolate Willacy chromosome 6, idAnaLude1.1, whole genome shotgun sequence contains the following coding sequences:
- the LOC128867124 gene encoding jerky protein homolog-like: MDNLSEFKASDGWLRNFKARHGIRELDLCGEKLSADNTAAEKFIEEFKTKIENYDPEFVFNADETGLNWKALPRKTLASKRETSAPGHKVSKDRVTVLTCANSTGNHRLPLLLIGKSKNPRAFKNVKKLPVVYKTQNKAWMTSALFTEWFDDVFIPDVKKYQKKINKKGNVLLLLDNAPTHPSESSLERENGRFKDLFLPPNVTSLLQPMDQGIIECMKRLY; the protein is encoded by the coding sequence ATGGATAATTTGTCCGAATTTAAAGCGAGTGACGGTTGGCTGCGTAATTTTAAGGCTCGGCACGGCATTCGAGAGCTCGATTTGTGTGGAGAAAAGCTTTCTGCCGATAATACTGCAGCAGAAAAGTTTATTGAGGaatttaaaacgaaaattgaaaattacgatcctgaatttgtttttaatgcgGATGAAACAGGCCTCAATTGGAAGGCACTACCTCGTAAAACTTTAGCTTCAAAGAGAGAAACAAGTGCTCCTGGTCACAAAGTTAGCAAAGATCGCGTGACAGTTCTTACTTGTGCCAATTCAACAGGCAATCATCGGCTTCCATTACTCTTAATTGGCAAATCCAAAAACCCAAGAGCTTTTAAAAACGTTAAAAAGCTTCCAGTTGTTTATAAAACCCAAAATAAAGCATGGATGACTTCTGCATTGTTTACGGAATGGTTTGATGACGTTTTTATTCCAGATGTTAAAAagtatcaaaagaaaataaataaaaaggggAATGTATTGCTTTTGCTGGACAATGCACCTACTCATCCTTCAGAAAGTTCACTTGAGAGAGAAAATGGTCGTTTCAAAGATCTTTTTCTGCCACCTAATGTGACCAGTTTGCTGCAACCTATGGATCAAGGCATCATTGAATGCATGAAACGACTTTACTAA
- the LOC128868715 gene encoding jerky protein homolog-like, with product MSTENLQNMITKVPGCSECNVEDIEDWLHSDSIDPGFQLLSDDEIILSTKEESYPVDTEDDNDSTFELEAGPSASEAFACFETALNWMERQSECDHVDLLVVKRLKDLAAKKRVSSLKQRTLTEMFK from the coding sequence ATGTCTACGGAAAACCTGCAGAATATGATTACAAAAGTTCCAGGCTGTTCCGAGTGCAATGTAGAGGATATCGAAGATTGGTTACATTCTGATTCAATAGATCCTGGGTTCCAATTATTGAGTGACGATGAAATTATTCTGAGTACAAAAGAAGAATCATACCCAGTGGACACAGAAGATGACAATGATTCTACATTTGAATTAGAAGCTGGACCTTCTGCAAGTGAGGCGTTTGCTTGTTTTGAGACTGCCTTAAATTGGATGGAACGACAATCTGAATGCGACCATGTAGACCTTCTTGTCGTCAAGCGCTTGAAAGATCTAGCTGCTAAAAAGCGAGTTTCTTCATTAAAACAGCGTACATTgacagaaatgtttaaataa